A stretch of Microbacterium sp. 4R-513 DNA encodes these proteins:
- a CDS encoding Coenzyme F420 hydrogenase/dehydrogenase, beta subunit C-terminal domain, which yields MTTEDLRMRPEGEASVVAIPATRAHTIEDVISRGMCVGCGACSVATGGAIKITLGRRRSYEADASEAPAEALRAGSRVCPFSDESRNEDAIANDRFAGLKHDPRIGYYSTLTAGRVTDFERLLGSSSGGLTSWVAEELLRRGKVDAILHVSPSHTDDGPLFSFSASDTAEEFASQRKSMYYASTMAEIVSAVRGDGRRYAVIGVPCFLRAARLLSETDAELGAQFAYFLGLVCGHLKSQAFAEALAWQAGVAPDDLESVDFRVKVPDRPSSHYDVAATAHDGERRTAHTHDLVGGNWGHAMFQVNACNYCDDIFAETADVAFGDGWLPEFKMDWQGTNVVVSRHPDIDEIIADASAVWSTPLTADQVAATQGGNFRHRRVGLSVRLHDDVAAGLSVPVKRVPASLDGIDPQRVAVIRLRRHISDVSHEAFADARARGSLEVFLRRMRPLLKKYDRVSRGSRFSRLMKRLRRR from the coding sequence ATGACGACAGAAGACCTCCGCATGCGGCCGGAGGGCGAGGCATCCGTCGTCGCCATCCCGGCCACGCGCGCTCACACGATCGAGGACGTCATCTCGCGAGGGATGTGCGTCGGCTGCGGCGCATGCTCGGTCGCGACGGGCGGCGCCATCAAGATCACGCTCGGACGGCGCCGGTCGTATGAGGCGGATGCCTCGGAGGCGCCGGCCGAGGCGCTCCGCGCCGGCAGCCGGGTCTGCCCGTTCTCGGACGAGTCCCGGAACGAGGACGCGATCGCGAACGACAGGTTCGCGGGGCTGAAGCACGACCCGCGCATCGGGTACTACTCGACGCTCACCGCTGGGCGCGTCACCGACTTCGAGCGCCTCCTCGGCTCGAGCTCGGGCGGCCTCACGAGCTGGGTCGCCGAGGAGCTGCTGCGCCGCGGCAAGGTCGACGCGATCCTGCACGTGTCGCCGTCGCACACCGACGACGGGCCGCTCTTCTCCTTTTCGGCGTCCGACACGGCCGAGGAGTTCGCATCGCAGCGCAAGTCGATGTACTACGCCTCGACGATGGCCGAGATCGTCTCCGCCGTCCGGGGCGACGGACGCCGCTACGCCGTCATCGGGGTGCCCTGCTTCCTCCGGGCGGCGCGGCTGCTCTCGGAGACGGATGCCGAGCTCGGCGCCCAGTTCGCCTACTTCCTCGGCCTCGTGTGCGGCCACTTGAAGTCGCAGGCGTTCGCCGAGGCGCTCGCGTGGCAGGCGGGAGTCGCCCCCGACGACCTCGAATCGGTCGACTTCCGCGTCAAGGTGCCGGACCGCCCCTCGAGCCACTACGACGTCGCCGCGACCGCGCATGACGGCGAGCGGAGGACGGCCCATACCCACGACCTCGTGGGCGGAAACTGGGGCCATGCGATGTTCCAGGTGAACGCCTGCAACTACTGCGACGACATCTTCGCCGAGACCGCGGACGTGGCCTTCGGCGACGGCTGGCTGCCCGAGTTCAAGATGGACTGGCAGGGTACGAACGTCGTCGTCAGCAGGCATCCCGACATCGACGAGATCATCGCCGACGCGTCGGCCGTCTGGTCGACGCCGCTCACCGCCGATCAGGTGGCCGCGACGCAGGGCGGCAACTTCCGCCACCGCCGGGTCGGCCTCTCGGTGCGGCTGCACGACGACGTCGCGGCCGGGCTGTCGGTGCCGGTCAAGCGGGTGCCTGCGTCGCTCGACGGCATCGACCCGCAGCGCGTGGCGGTCATCCGCCTGCGCCGGCACATCTCCGACGTGAGCCACGAGGCCTTCGCCGACGCCCGGGCCCGGGGGTCGCTCGAGGTCTTCCTCCGCCGCATGCGGCCACTGCTGAAGAAGTACGACCGCGTCTCGCGGGGCAGCCGGTTCTCGCGGCTGATGAAGCGCCTGCGCCGGCGCTGA
- a CDS encoding UDP-glucose/GDP-mannose dehydrogenase family protein, giving the protein MKLSVIGCGYLGAVHAAAMASIGHDVVGIDVDQRKVDALAQGIAPFFEPGLPELLKDGVASGRLRFTTDMCAAADATVHFIGVGTPQQKDGYAADLTYVDAAVDALLPFLKPGDVVAGKSTVPVGTAARLAERVTPTGATLVWNPEFLREGWAVKDTIEPDRLVAGVPTDGTGRADADGERAADVLREVYHTAVATNTPFIVTDLATAELVKVAANAFLATKISFINAMAEIAEVTGADVTQLADAIGHDVRIGRRFLGAGIGFGGGCLPKDIRAFSARAEELGRGESVSFLREVDAINLRRRDRAVDLVVDALGGSVFEKRITVLGAAFKPHSDDIRDSPALDVAVRLRGLGASVVVTDPEAIPNAKAKHPQLTYVEDRDEALTDADAVVLVTEWDEYRRQLSPEHASSLTKGRIVVDGRNGLDAAAWRAAGWSYYGMGRP; this is encoded by the coding sequence ATGAAGCTCTCCGTCATCGGCTGCGGGTACCTGGGGGCCGTGCACGCGGCAGCCATGGCATCCATCGGGCACGACGTCGTCGGCATCGACGTCGACCAGCGCAAGGTCGATGCGCTCGCGCAGGGGATCGCGCCGTTCTTCGAGCCCGGGCTTCCGGAGCTCCTCAAGGACGGCGTCGCCTCGGGCCGCCTGCGGTTCACGACCGACATGTGCGCCGCGGCGGATGCGACCGTCCACTTCATCGGGGTGGGCACGCCGCAGCAGAAGGATGGGTACGCGGCCGATCTCACCTACGTCGATGCGGCGGTCGACGCCCTTCTCCCCTTCCTCAAGCCCGGCGATGTCGTCGCGGGCAAGTCGACCGTGCCGGTCGGCACGGCGGCGCGCCTCGCCGAGCGTGTGACGCCGACGGGGGCGACCCTCGTGTGGAACCCCGAGTTCCTCCGGGAGGGTTGGGCCGTCAAGGACACGATCGAGCCCGACCGGCTCGTCGCGGGCGTGCCGACCGACGGCACCGGCCGGGCCGACGCCGACGGCGAGCGCGCGGCCGACGTCCTGCGCGAGGTGTACCACACGGCCGTCGCGACGAACACGCCGTTCATCGTGACGGACCTCGCGACGGCCGAGCTCGTGAAGGTCGCCGCGAACGCCTTCCTCGCCACGAAGATCTCGTTCATCAACGCCATGGCGGAGATCGCCGAGGTGACCGGCGCCGACGTCACGCAGCTCGCCGACGCCATCGGCCACGACGTGCGGATCGGCCGGCGCTTCCTCGGCGCCGGGATCGGCTTCGGCGGCGGCTGTCTCCCCAAGGACATCCGCGCCTTCTCGGCCCGGGCCGAGGAGCTCGGCCGCGGCGAGTCGGTGTCGTTCCTGCGCGAGGTCGACGCGATCAATCTGCGTCGCCGGGACCGTGCCGTCGACCTCGTCGTCGACGCGCTCGGCGGGTCGGTGTTCGAGAAGCGCATCACGGTGCTCGGCGCGGCCTTCAAGCCGCACAGCGACGACATCCGCGACTCGCCGGCGCTCGATGTGGCCGTGCGGCTGCGGGGGCTCGGGGCATCCGTCGTCGTCACCGATCCCGAGGCGATCCCGAACGCGAAGGCCAAGCATCCGCAGCTCACCTACGTCGAGGACCGCGACGAGGCCCTGACGGATGCGGACGCGGTCGTGCTCGTGACGGAGTGGGACGAGTACCGGCGCCAGCTCTCACCGGAGCACGCGTCGTCGCTCACGAAGGGCCGAATCGTCGTGGACGGACGCAACGGACTGGATGCCGCGGCCTGGCGCGCCGCGGGCTGGTCGTACTACGGGATGGGCCGCCCCTAG
- a CDS encoding acyltransferase family protein, translated as MRLAWADVARGGAMILVVLAHALQLMDVYGWHNAWLDTLNLYLTAVRMPLFFLVAGIFGANAIRRTWRGLFASRLALLLYMYFLWMLIRAVWFTVIPWPLSDVHPWIALALSPAWPTNGLWFLFALIVYLVVGKLTVRWPAWIPLVAAGILAVAAAMDVVPTAGNTVWRSVAMYLFFFLLGARLPDVWRAVAARANIPLLVVAIVVVPAAMAGFSFIPGIGRGVGRIGLSVVCVAACLVIAAMIAKVGWLAAPFRYIGQRTIAVYVAHAMLLAAVVPLIPVGIVPPVVAAVVFTAFGVGVPLVLYRWLGPVGGVFNLPRPWARALESRREPVS; from the coding sequence ATGAGGCTCGCGTGGGCGGACGTCGCCAGGGGCGGCGCGATGATCCTCGTCGTGCTCGCCCATGCCCTGCAGCTGATGGATGTCTACGGCTGGCACAACGCCTGGCTCGACACCCTCAATCTGTACCTCACGGCCGTGCGGATGCCGCTCTTCTTCCTCGTGGCGGGGATCTTCGGGGCGAACGCGATCCGGCGGACCTGGCGCGGCCTGTTCGCGTCGCGGCTCGCGCTCCTGCTGTACATGTACTTCCTCTGGATGCTGATCCGCGCCGTCTGGTTCACCGTCATCCCGTGGCCGCTCAGCGACGTCCACCCCTGGATCGCGCTCGCTCTCTCCCCTGCGTGGCCCACGAACGGGCTGTGGTTCCTCTTCGCGCTCATCGTCTACCTCGTGGTGGGCAAGCTCACGGTCCGGTGGCCTGCGTGGATCCCGCTCGTCGCCGCCGGGATCCTCGCGGTGGCGGCGGCGATGGACGTCGTGCCGACCGCGGGCAACACCGTGTGGCGGTCCGTCGCGATGTACCTCTTCTTCTTCCTCCTCGGCGCGCGGCTCCCCGACGTGTGGCGGGCCGTCGCGGCGCGGGCGAACATCCCTCTCCTCGTCGTCGCGATCGTCGTCGTGCCGGCGGCCATGGCGGGGTTCTCGTTCATCCCGGGCATCGGGCGCGGGGTGGGACGCATCGGCCTCTCGGTCGTGTGCGTCGCCGCGTGCCTCGTGATCGCCGCGATGATCGCGAAGGTCGGCTGGCTGGCCGCGCCGTTCCGCTACATCGGGCAGCGGACGATCGCCGTCTACGTCGCCCACGCGATGCTGCTCGCCGCGGTCGTGCCGCTCATCCCGGTCGGGATCGTCCCGCCCGTCGTCGCGGCGGTCGTCTTCACGGCGTTCGGCGTCGGCGTGCCGCTCGTGCTGTACCGCTGGCTCGGGCCGGTCGGCGGCGTGTTCAACCTGCCCCGGCCATGGGCCCGGGCGCTCGAGTCCCGAAGGGAACCCGTCTCATGA
- a CDS encoding polysaccharide pyruvyl transferase family protein: MNVRKITRRLSQLRRDVVDRTGWTARQVRRELAAAITPGGSETHVLIAPPGAGNIGDQAMVEAFLASADRPTVVVTRGEADFVLPDDLAQHARIEALPALFYGNGDEHRVDLRHLGSLVSEAATVSIVGADIMDGVYVLRSSLRRSGIAAACANAGIDTSVLGFSWNAAAPRPALEALRAAGAAGARLLLRDPASAARVRDAGVEGVVETADIVFTDDRLDDAGADRVLAGVGGPIALVNASGLIARKVDQVPEYVEVISFLRGRGIHVVLLPHVLRSTADDLTACRAVYEAVGGEGVRLVEEVLSPSTIRALGARASLTITGRMHLAIMSLSQGTPAITLATQGKVEGLVRLFDWPELCVAPGAGMAQTIVEVGGAVLDDPDSRTRVSAGADRARFLASANVDRIAGRPSAAHEAGIFGLGGRDG, encoded by the coding sequence ATGAACGTCCGCAAGATCACTCGCCGGCTCTCGCAGCTCCGCCGCGATGTCGTCGACCGCACGGGGTGGACGGCGCGACAGGTCCGGCGCGAGCTCGCCGCCGCCATCACGCCGGGCGGCTCGGAGACGCACGTGCTCATCGCCCCTCCCGGAGCCGGCAACATCGGCGACCAGGCCATGGTCGAGGCGTTCCTCGCCTCGGCCGACCGGCCGACCGTCGTCGTGACCCGCGGCGAGGCCGACTTCGTCCTGCCCGACGACCTCGCGCAGCATGCCCGGATCGAGGCGCTCCCCGCCCTCTTCTACGGGAACGGGGATGAGCACCGCGTCGACCTGCGGCACCTCGGCTCGCTCGTGAGCGAGGCCGCGACCGTGTCGATCGTCGGCGCCGACATCATGGACGGCGTCTACGTGCTCCGCAGCTCGCTGCGCCGCTCGGGCATCGCTGCCGCGTGCGCGAACGCGGGCATCGACACATCGGTGCTGGGGTTCAGCTGGAACGCGGCCGCTCCGCGTCCGGCGCTCGAGGCGCTCCGCGCCGCGGGCGCGGCGGGCGCACGGCTGCTGCTGCGCGATCCGGCCTCGGCCGCACGCGTGCGGGACGCCGGTGTCGAAGGCGTCGTCGAGACGGCCGACATCGTCTTCACCGACGACCGGCTCGACGACGCGGGCGCCGACCGCGTCCTCGCCGGGGTCGGCGGGCCGATCGCGCTCGTCAATGCGAGCGGACTCATCGCACGCAAGGTCGACCAGGTGCCGGAGTACGTCGAGGTGATCTCGTTCCTGCGGGGACGGGGCATCCACGTCGTCCTTCTCCCGCACGTCCTGCGCAGCACGGCCGACGACCTCACCGCGTGCCGAGCCGTCTACGAGGCGGTGGGGGGCGAGGGCGTGAGGCTCGTCGAGGAGGTGCTGAGCCCTTCGACGATCCGCGCCCTGGGCGCGCGCGCGTCCCTCACGATCACCGGCCGCATGCACCTCGCGATCATGTCGTTGTCGCAGGGCACGCCGGCGATCACCCTCGCCACTCAGGGCAAGGTCGAGGGGCTCGTGCGGCTCTTCGATTGGCCCGAACTGTGCGTCGCGCCGGGAGCCGGCATGGCGCAGACGATCGTCGAGGTCGGTGGGGCCGTCCTCGACGACCCGGACTCGCGGACCCGCGTCAGCGCGGGCGCCGATCGGGCCCGGTTCCTCGCGTCGGCGAACGTCGACCGGATCGCCGGCCGGCCGAGCGCTGCGCACGAAGCCGGAATCTTCGGACTGGGAGGCCGAGATGGGTAG
- a CDS encoding acyltransferase family protein, whose product MGSNEITGRGTRLFLRTDVGKREWVDFVKGTAIILIVAYHTTLFLTSIGFDAAGIGRVKVVLELFPMPAFFLITGVFHNRVGTWSFADVWKRRLRQYLYLYVLWSVIRFVFYLVAPNVRSDGAGTTASDPLALLGILIWPISSYWFIYALFVFTLVLWLFRKAPPWVLLSIALVLSVLSSSGILDARNVGINRMTEYLIFFTLGAYFNRRIFAAVDGMRPWKAAAVTAGFVAFAGLVTLVPVLHRIPGTAFVGQLLAIATGFALAYYLVHLVFLKWVVYVGLRTLNIYLVHVFVIALVVAPLTFLPALDELPGRGLMLIGVLTAIVIVVSILITRYLTRVSWLFVYPFTGRRTRRGQKVETS is encoded by the coding sequence ATGGGTAGCAATGAGATCACCGGACGCGGGACGCGGCTGTTCCTCCGCACCGACGTCGGCAAGCGGGAGTGGGTGGACTTCGTCAAGGGGACGGCGATCATCCTCATCGTCGCGTACCACACGACACTGTTCCTCACGTCGATCGGGTTCGACGCGGCGGGCATCGGACGCGTCAAGGTCGTGCTGGAGCTCTTCCCGATGCCCGCCTTCTTCCTCATCACCGGGGTGTTCCACAACCGCGTCGGCACGTGGTCGTTCGCGGACGTGTGGAAGCGGCGCCTGCGCCAGTACCTCTATCTGTACGTGCTCTGGTCGGTGATCCGCTTCGTCTTCTACCTCGTCGCACCCAACGTCCGCTCGGACGGCGCTGGGACCACGGCATCCGACCCTCTCGCGCTCCTCGGGATCCTCATCTGGCCGATCAGCTCGTACTGGTTCATCTACGCGCTCTTCGTCTTCACCCTCGTGCTGTGGCTGTTCCGCAAGGCGCCGCCGTGGGTTCTCCTGAGCATCGCACTCGTGCTGTCGGTGCTGTCGTCGTCGGGCATCCTCGACGCGCGCAACGTCGGCATCAACCGCATGACGGAGTACCTGATCTTCTTCACGCTCGGGGCGTACTTCAACCGCCGGATCTTCGCCGCCGTCGACGGGATGCGTCCGTGGAAGGCCGCGGCCGTCACGGCGGGCTTCGTCGCGTTCGCGGGCCTCGTGACCCTCGTGCCTGTGCTGCACCGCATCCCCGGCACCGCGTTCGTCGGGCAGCTCCTCGCGATCGCGACGGGCTTCGCGCTCGCGTACTACCTCGTGCACCTGGTCTTCCTCAAGTGGGTCGTCTACGTCGGGCTGCGGACGCTCAACATCTACCTCGTCCACGTGTTCGTGATCGCGCTCGTGGTCGCGCCGCTGACGTTCCTCCCCGCGCTCGACGAGCTGCCGGGCCGCGGCCTCATGCTCATCGGGGTGCTCACCGCGATCGTCATCGTCGTGTCGATCCTCATCACCCGCTACCTCACGCGCGTGTCGTGGCTCTTCGTCTACCCGTTCACGGGGCGCCGGACCCGCCGGGGCCAGAAGGTCGAGACGTCATGA
- a CDS encoding glycosyltransferase family 4 protein produces MTRTRVYHVGRAGDIPGGMTQVVNAYLAWPFDDVTVDVIESRGDPGDHLTAVRRFTLSLAQVRAIAKRGEDAVLVVHLSERGSFVREGAIARYAARLGLPVIAHLHGSEFAAYEESNPESVDRVLNACVKVITLSEESSGISARHVGAERVELVPNAIPTGDGETKDRTVVFGGVVSHRKGIDVLQAAWREVSDAFPEWTLLVAGPLRDADLVDDALPRARFLGSLGHADLMELLEHASVAVLPSRDEAMPMFILESMARRACVVSTTVGGIPAVLGDDHGELTPPGDVDALVAALRRTLGDDAHRTRLAARGYDRFRTGYSAEAVFPRVERIWLDAAGTARSAPLRVGTTSGKGTE; encoded by the coding sequence GTGACCCGCACCCGCGTGTACCACGTCGGCCGGGCCGGCGACATCCCCGGCGGCATGACGCAGGTGGTCAACGCCTACCTGGCGTGGCCGTTCGACGACGTCACGGTGGATGTCATCGAGTCCCGCGGCGACCCCGGAGACCATCTCACGGCGGTGCGGCGCTTCACGCTGTCCCTCGCGCAGGTGCGGGCCATCGCCAAGCGCGGAGAGGATGCCGTGCTCGTCGTGCACCTGTCCGAGCGGGGATCGTTCGTCCGGGAGGGTGCGATCGCACGGTACGCCGCACGCCTGGGCCTCCCCGTCATCGCCCACCTCCACGGCAGCGAGTTCGCCGCCTACGAGGAGTCGAACCCCGAGTCGGTGGACCGCGTGCTCAACGCCTGCGTCAAGGTGATCACACTCTCGGAGGAGTCGAGCGGGATCAGCGCCCGTCACGTCGGCGCCGAGCGCGTCGAGCTCGTGCCGAACGCGATCCCGACGGGTGACGGCGAGACCAAGGACCGCACGGTCGTCTTCGGCGGCGTCGTCTCTCACCGCAAGGGCATCGACGTCCTCCAGGCGGCGTGGCGCGAGGTCTCGGACGCCTTTCCGGAGTGGACCCTGCTCGTCGCGGGACCCCTCCGCGACGCCGACCTCGTCGACGACGCCCTCCCGCGCGCGCGATTCCTCGGCAGCCTCGGCCACGCAGATCTCATGGAGCTGCTCGAGCACGCGTCGGTCGCGGTGCTGCCGTCGCGGGACGAGGCCATGCCCATGTTCATCCTCGAATCGATGGCTCGCCGGGCGTGCGTCGTGTCGACGACGGTCGGGGGCATCCCCGCCGTCCTCGGCGACGATCACGGCGAGCTCACTCCCCCGGGAGACGTCGACGCCCTCGTCGCAGCGCTGCGCCGGACCCTCGGCGACGATGCGCACCGGACACGACTCGCGGCACGCGGCTACGACCGCTTCCGAACCGGGTACTCGGCCGAGGCCGTCTTCCCGCGGGTGGAGCGCATCTGGCTGGACGCCGCAGGAACGGCACGCAGCGCACCTCTGCGCGTCGGCACCACCTCCGGAAAGGGAACCGAATGA